From Acidianus brierleyi:
TAAAAACCGAATTCCCTGAAGTATACGAAAGTATAATGAGATCACGCAGAGTTGTTGATGGCTATATTTATATGAGAAATATGTAAATTTTTGTATAACGTAAATTATTAAAAATAGTATTATTGTTTGCAAATTATTCGGTATTATTTTACATATTTTCATTTAATTATTTTTATTATCAATTATAAAACTAACTACAACTTAGACTTTTACATTATTTCAAAAAGATTTGTCTTTTAAAGGATAATAAAATATTAAAAATTATTGCGTTTGTAGTTCTTCTACTTCCTTAGACGATACTTCTAGAGGTCTATCCTTAGTCTCAGGAATTAGTGCTAAGGTTATTATTGCTGCTACTATTGCTAACGCCCCTAAAAACCCCACAGCAAAAGATTCACCATAAGCTTTAAACAATGCTGGAAATACGAAAGCAGTTAAACTTGCTCCTATTCTTCCAGAGGTCACAGTTAATGCTTGTACTGTACCTCTCACCTTAGTAGGTGCTAATTCTACACCCAACATTCCAGAAGCACTTATAGATCCAGGTCCTGCTTGTTGTGCTAAATTCATTCCGCCATATAATATTAAAGCTAAAACAGGAGAGAAAGCTAATCCTGCTAAGTCTTTATATGCAGCGAATGCTAGTAGAGATAATGCCATTCCTATAAAGCCTAAGACCTGTAATGGCTTTCTCCCAGCCCTATCTATTAATGATAAGGCAATTATACCACCAGGTACTACGAAAGCTCCTTCCATTATTAATTGGAATACTCCAGAATTTACTCCTAAACTAGATGCTATTAATGATGGACCAAATAATATTCCAGAATAAGATACAATATCAAAGAGGAACCATAATATGCAAGCAGCTAAGAATTGTCTCCAGTATTTAGCAAAGTAAAAAGAGAATGAATTAGTATCTTTCAAATTTGAAGTTATATCAATAGTATTTCCTGAAACTTGTTTTACTACATTTCTTAATCCTTCCATATCACCTTTAATTCTCCCTAAGAATCTTGCAGTTTCTGGAATCTTTCTTCTTAAGTATATTACAGAGACTGCTGGTATTGCACCTGCTGCTAGAACTATTTTCCAAACAATCATAGGACTTAATCCCAATGCTGAAAGACCTAAGTATATTAGTGCAGCAGTAGTAGCTCCAAATCCCCAGAATAATCCAAAACCTAATGCTATTATTTTTCCTCTGTCTTTAGCATTGGAATGCTCAGCCATTATCATTGGTGAAAGAACGTAATCTGCGCCTACACCAAGTCCTAGTAAAAATCTTACAATTATTAACTCTACTGGAGAAGAAACGAAGGCTTGAAGAAACGCGCCTATAGTCATTAATGATACATCTATTCCATAAAACGTCTTTCTTCCTTTGTTTGCTAGAATTCCAAATATAATAGCTCCAATCGCTGCACCTATTAGTGCTGAACCGCTTATCAAAGAGGTGTACAAAGTATAAGAAGGACTAGTTTTTGTTATTCCAAAAGTTGAAAGTACTGTTAATAGTACTATACCTATTGATGATAAATCGTATCCATCAGTAAAAACCCCCATCCCTGTAGTTATCATTGATTTTAAATGAAACCAACCTAGTTTCTTATCGTCTAAAGGTTTAAATGGACTGTTCATTTTAGTTCAAGCTAAATTTTATTGTAAATATATATGTATTTTCGACTATTATCTATATAGATATATATAATGAAAATAATATTTAGTCTAATATGTAGTACTATATAGATTATATAGATAAAAATACGAAAGATTTTTATAAAATTCTAAATTAGAATACTTATGGACGCGTTAATCTTAGGAATTATCTTAGGACTAATTCAGGGAATAAGCGAATGGATTCCTATAAGTAGTAAAACTCAAATTTTATTAGCTTCCACTTTTATTCTAGGTCTAGGATTTTCTGAGGGATACGTATTTGGTCTATTCATGGAAATTGGTACAATTTTTGCTGCTATAATATATTTTAGAAGAGAAATTTATAGAGTTATTATAGCGCTAATAGGAAAGGGAACTGAAGAAGATGTAGTTTTATTAAAATACGTAGTAATATCAACAATTATTACTGGAATAATGGGAGTTCCAATTTATCTATTTATTATAAATCTCATTAAGGGACCAGTTATTGGGATTCCCATGTCGATTTTAGGACTTATTTTAATAACTGATGGAATAGTAATATATTTTTCAAGGAAATCTTATATACCTAGGAAATCCTTAAAGGATCTCACTATAAAAGACTTTGCAATAGTAGGATTTGCTCAAGGTCTAGCAGCATTACCAGGCGTAAGTAGATCAGGGATGACTACTTCTGCATTACTACTTTTGGGAGTTAAACCAGAGGAAGCTTTTAGATTATCTTTCATAGAACTTATTCCTGCAGCTTTAGGAGCAATAGGTGTAACTTTGATTTTCTCTAAACATACAGTAGAAACTACTTTACACCTTATCAGTTTTGGAGCATTAGGTATATCTATAATCGTTGCCACTATAGTAAGCATATTCCTAATAAGTGCTTTGCTTAGATTTGCGAGAAGTAATAGAATATTGTTAATAGTGTTTACATTAGGTGCATTAGCGTTAATTAGCGGGATAATAAGTTCTATAACTGGATTAGGCTAACTTGTATGTTAAGAAAGGTAATAGTTTTTTTATAAAAACGATGAGGTTAAGTTGATACTTCATCTACAGCCTTTACATATCTCCTTAGCAAACCTAGCAAGAAGAGAACAACAGGGATAAGAACTCCGAACATTAACCTTATACCAATAACTTGAGCTATAAATCCAGCAACGGTAGGAGTTACAACACCTATTAGCATCATTATTGCAAAGAATTGA
This genomic window contains:
- a CDS encoding undecaprenyl-diphosphate phosphatase, whose product is MDALILGIILGLIQGISEWIPISSKTQILLASTFILGLGFSEGYVFGLFMEIGTIFAAIIYFRREIYRVIIALIGKGTEEDVVLLKYVVISTIITGIMGVPIYLFIINLIKGPVIGIPMSILGLILITDGIVIYFSRKSYIPRKSLKDLTIKDFAIVGFAQGLAALPGVSRSGMTTSALLLLGVKPEEAFRLSFIELIPAALGAIGVTLIFSKHTVETTLHLISFGALGISIIVATIVSIFLISALLRFARSNRILLIVFTLGALALISGIISSITGLG
- a CDS encoding MFS transporter — encoded protein: MNSPFKPLDDKKLGWFHLKSMITTGMGVFTDGYDLSSIGIVLLTVLSTFGITKTSPSYTLYTSLISGSALIGAAIGAIIFGILANKGRKTFYGIDVSLMTIGAFLQAFVSSPVELIIVRFLLGLGVGADYVLSPMIMAEHSNAKDRGKIIALGFGLFWGFGATTAALIYLGLSALGLSPMIVWKIVLAAGAIPAVSVIYLRRKIPETARFLGRIKGDMEGLRNVVKQVSGNTIDITSNLKDTNSFSFYFAKYWRQFLAACILWFLFDIVSYSGILFGPSLIASSLGVNSGVFQLIMEGAFVVPGGIIALSLIDRAGRKPLQVLGFIGMALSLLAFAAYKDLAGLAFSPVLALILYGGMNLAQQAGPGSISASGMLGVELAPTKVRGTVQALTVTSGRIGASLTAFVFPALFKAYGESFAVGFLGALAIVAAIITLALIPETKDRPLEVSSKEVEELQTQ